Proteins encoded in a region of the Teredinibacter purpureus genome:
- a CDS encoding DUF6559 family protein — translation MFGLFRQYKLRKTIQAYVRELGPYLLKNYGGSGQYTVMQIQAAIKVLKLNADYMPYAIALYRHEESINTVKRVWLNQVALDEIRLTIAQLLFDGNTRYRVEHVLELCKDRGWQGGQSPSWGANKSGRTSL, via the coding sequence ATGTTCGGTTTATTCAGGCAATATAAATTAAGAAAAACTATACAGGCTTATGTTCGTGAGCTTGGGCCTTATTTGCTAAAGAATTATGGTGGCAGCGGGCAGTACACCGTTATGCAGATTCAGGCAGCAATAAAAGTATTAAAACTGAATGCCGATTATATGCCCTACGCAATTGCGCTCTATCGGCATGAGGAATCAATCAATACCGTAAAGCGCGTATGGCTTAATCAGGTTGCGCTGGATGAGATCCGTTTAACCATTGCGCAGTTGCTATTTGACGGCAACACACGCTATCGAGTTGAGCACGTTCTTGAGTTGTGTAAAGACCGTGGCTGGCAGGGTGGTCAATCTCCAAGTTGGGGCGCCAATAAATCGGGCCGTACAAGCTTATAA
- a CDS encoding amidohydrolase family protein, whose protein sequence is MNVIKISAFLLLFLSAQPAISETLLIEDVTVISPERETPLFKAYVLIKDGMIAEVSSKKIDIRAPVVRLDGRGRYLIPGLIDSHVHLAKVPSMTGRHKKQHPDLVASYLQQQPRSYLYFGYTSLIDLNVFSPKVLSEFTQQPLHPDVYTCSKHLDIANGHGMFEEDPKTRLYDNANFLYDHYQQQTLNGDFDLKKHTPKATVKYIKESGGICVKTYYENGYGGSEFADYDIPTPQIIRDVVSEARKLNMPTLLHANSWESQRFALLTDVDIIAHGMFHWGEYRHASEVPPAIHVTLKAIADRGIGYQPTLHVLDSQRSMFDPAYLNNPLLERVLPKPLLDWYQSEDGQWFHKRIRQYFPRHLHALDDEGMYQLFNKYYRHNIQVLKALADYDANLLFATDTIIGQSYANAPGLSGYTDMQAWYKAGVSLKKILEAATINNAKAFHLDNSVGSIEVGKKANLLLLTKDPLKTVEAYNSIERVLINGKAVAREALAASN, encoded by the coding sequence ATGAATGTTATTAAAATATCGGCATTTTTGCTTTTGTTTTTATCCGCTCAACCGGCCATTTCTGAAACGTTATTGATAGAAGACGTAACGGTGATTTCTCCAGAGCGCGAAACTCCCTTGTTCAAGGCCTATGTTTTAATTAAAGACGGAATGATTGCCGAGGTTTCATCGAAAAAAATCGATATAAGAGCGCCTGTTGTCCGTCTTGATGGACGCGGGCGTTACCTTATTCCCGGGCTTATCGACTCTCATGTGCATCTCGCCAAAGTGCCGAGTATGACGGGTCGCCATAAAAAACAACACCCGGATTTAGTCGCGTCCTACCTGCAGCAGCAACCACGTAGCTATCTATACTTCGGCTATACAAGCTTAATTGATCTAAATGTTTTTTCGCCAAAGGTGCTAAGTGAGTTCACCCAGCAGCCGTTACATCCAGACGTATACACGTGTAGCAAGCACCTTGACATTGCCAATGGCCACGGTATGTTTGAGGAAGACCCAAAAACCCGCCTATATGACAATGCCAATTTTCTATACGATCATTATCAGCAACAAACGCTAAACGGTGATTTTGATCTGAAAAAACATACGCCAAAAGCAACCGTTAAGTATATTAAAGAAAGTGGTGGAATTTGCGTTAAAACGTATTACGAAAACGGATATGGTGGCAGTGAATTCGCTGATTATGATATTCCAACTCCGCAGATTATTCGTGACGTGGTTAGTGAGGCGCGTAAACTCAATATGCCAACACTATTGCACGCTAATTCCTGGGAGTCTCAGCGTTTTGCGCTGTTAACAGATGTTGATATTATCGCGCATGGCATGTTTCATTGGGGTGAATATCGACATGCTAGCGAAGTGCCGCCGGCTATCCATGTTACGTTAAAAGCCATTGCTGATCGTGGTATTGGCTATCAGCCGACCTTACATGTTCTAGATTCGCAACGCAGTATGTTTGACCCTGCGTATTTAAATAATCCGCTATTGGAGCGAGTATTACCGAAGCCGCTATTGGATTGGTACCAATCTGAAGACGGGCAATGGTTTCATAAGCGTATACGCCAATATTTTCCTCGGCATTTACATGCGCTGGATGATGAGGGTATGTACCAATTATTCAATAAATACTATCGCCACAATATACAGGTATTAAAAGCCTTGGCCGACTATGACGCAAATCTACTTTTTGCAACGGACACTATTATCGGTCAGTCTTATGCTAATGCACCTGGTTTAAGTGGGTATACCGATATGCAGGCGTGGTATAAGGCCGGCGTATCATTGAAAAAAATATTGGAGGCAGCCACCATTAATAACGCAAAGGCCTTTCATCTAGACAATAGTGTCGGCAGTATTGAAGTGGGTAAAAAGGCGAATTTACTCCTCTTAACTAAAGACCCATTAAAAACGGTAGAGGCATACAATAGTATTGAGCGCGTTCTAATTAATGGCAAAGCTGTTGCTCGTGAGGCCTTGGCCGCGAGTAATTAG
- a CDS encoding GNAT family N-acetyltransferase: MLAQFESKRLLISTVQSTHFLLDGHIIELLTDRTTQYLPPHWRGIATPHQARGWIAERLKEGGVYALSLKETCGNTFIGFLFLQGINGSAKPREVRVGYILSEKYWGQGLVSELIASVVETLQINNTITAITGGVSPDNIASVKVLTKNGFIYTESSDTTEFYTYTY, from the coding sequence GTGTTAGCACAATTTGAATCAAAAAGATTATTAATTTCTACTGTTCAGTCGACCCATTTCTTATTGGATGGCCATATTATTGAACTTTTAACCGATAGAACTACGCAATATTTGCCTCCACATTGGCGAGGCATCGCTACGCCTCACCAAGCGAGAGGCTGGATAGCCGAAAGACTAAAAGAGGGTGGCGTATACGCGTTATCCCTAAAAGAAACCTGTGGTAATACATTTATAGGGTTTCTTTTTCTTCAGGGTATCAATGGCTCGGCAAAGCCCCGCGAGGTTAGGGTGGGCTATATACTATCTGAAAAGTATTGGGGACAAGGGCTTGTCAGTGAGCTAATAGCGTCAGTCGTTGAAACACTCCAAATAAATAATACGATAACCGCCATAACGGGTGGTGTTTCCCCCGACAATATTGCCTCAGTTAAGGTGCTCACCAAAAACGGTTTTATTTACACTGAATCGTCAGATACTACGGAATTTTATACCTACACCTACTGA
- a CDS encoding DUF4260 domain-containing protein: MNRENIVGNVTGSVKWVLRAEALAVLILALSFYFQQGYSGLTFALYFLVPDLSFLGYLVNKKVGAMAYNGAHSLVGALGIVALGFFLNIELFQMAGLIWVSHIGVDRTLGYGLKYENGFGFTHLGLIGKEKKRSQKIVL; this comes from the coding sequence ATGAATAGAGAAAATATCGTGGGCAATGTAACGGGTTCAGTAAAATGGGTGTTGAGAGCAGAGGCATTGGCTGTATTAATATTGGCCTTAAGTTTTTATTTTCAGCAAGGGTATAGCGGGTTAACATTTGCGCTTTATTTTCTAGTGCCAGATCTTTCTTTTTTAGGTTACCTCGTCAATAAAAAGGTAGGTGCAATGGCCTATAATGGTGCGCATTCGCTTGTTGGCGCTCTTGGTATTGTGGCACTTGGCTTCTTTCTTAACATTGAACTATTTCAGATGGCAGGCTTAATTTGGGTTTCTCATATTGGCGTCGATCGTACATTGGGTTACGGGTTAAAATATGAAAATGGTTTTGGTTTCACGCATTTAGGCTTAATTGGAAAAGAAAAAAAGCGTAGCCAAAAAATCGTTTTATGA
- a CDS encoding dihydrofolate reductase family protein: protein MKCSVYIATSADGYIATPEGGVDWLHTAGNVEADMGGNDMGFSAFMDSVDCMIMGRKCMETIASMNLTPEQWPYGDIPIVVLSNTVEEPPENLRGKVEMYSGSIHDLLVMLEGNGCKRAYIDGGTTITSFINLHLIDKIIITKAPILLGEGIPLFGKIETPVKLSHCHAITFPNDFSQVEYSIAYPQ, encoded by the coding sequence ATGAAATGTTCAGTCTATATAGCAACCAGTGCAGATGGGTATATTGCGACGCCCGAAGGTGGTGTTGATTGGCTTCACACCGCGGGCAATGTGGAGGCTGATATGGGAGGTAATGATATGGGCTTTAGCGCCTTCATGGATTCTGTAGATTGTATGATTATGGGCCGTAAATGCATGGAAACAATCGCCAGTATGAATTTAACTCCTGAGCAATGGCCCTATGGCGATATTCCCATTGTTGTATTGAGTAACACAGTGGAAGAACCGCCCGAAAACCTGCGCGGAAAAGTTGAGATGTATTCAGGAAGTATTCACGACTTGCTCGTAATGTTAGAAGGTAATGGTTGCAAGCGAGCTTACATTGATGGTGGCACAACGATTACGTCGTTCATTAACTTACACCTCATTGATAAAATAATTATTACAAAAGCGCCTATTCTATTAGGTGAAGGGATTCCGCTTTTCGGAAAAATAGAGACACCGGTAAAACTTTCACATTGTCATGCTATTACGTTCCCAAATGATTTTAGTCAGGTGGAATATAGTATCGCTTACCCGCAGTAA
- a CDS encoding TonB-dependent receptor plug domain-containing protein, whose product MGKKSVLVSRCVLFCVFMLFIVPVSKAFDKSSDLENLMDLSLKELMSITVEVASRHQELARLAPSSVTIFQRQQILEMGVRSVEELLNFVPGFQSSRVTFLNQGYRVAARGLVTGQPSYSILFLMDGQRMNSDMSGGAMFDNRFITTANIDRVEVIRGPGSAMYGSSAFSGVVNIITTKDSNDLFVAVGDYGAREFYTNGSIHADDWKASGFARFYNDTGHHYGADLTTQINPFTTSTQDPNKALDGKATLTWKDRLHLDIRHSRRELDDFFNFNFVENGTTHAETEQNSFAFWGDVIQSSTWQLSANVNYSEWKEEQIEVFNTELGTYQYYSSEWDFELQAHRNVNKHTLQAGIGYRHSDIDKYRFVSFDSDTVYPQGPTSDREILSLYAQDQTAFSEKLHGTLGVRIDKTSGVGADFNPRAALVYAPVPERSFKLMYGEAFRAPNRLQTDDLYLGNPDMKSEKIRTLELAWLQNWAEWLNQKIEIQSVVTLFSSKHKNRISLVPGGGPFGLSIVNDEDTLTSSGLELEMSAVLGYYTRMSMAYTHLPKTDKQPQLFSTNTFSFSTSYNRAEWGANVNAQFHSDTEQTIGTRENPSFRQLAQYWLLNASIYKNLFSDTKLIARVYNLTDATYYSPSMNRKMVSGVENRGRMLSLGIEFIF is encoded by the coding sequence ATGGGAAAAAAGAGTGTTTTGGTCAGTCGGTGTGTTTTATTTTGTGTCTTTATGTTGTTTATTGTGCCCGTTAGTAAGGCCTTCGACAAAAGCTCAGATCTAGAAAACCTGATGGATTTGTCCCTTAAGGAATTGATGTCAATCACCGTAGAGGTTGCGTCTAGGCATCAGGAGTTGGCAAGGCTCGCGCCCTCATCGGTTACTATTTTTCAGCGGCAACAAATATTGGAAATGGGTGTTCGCAGCGTTGAAGAGTTATTGAACTTTGTACCAGGATTTCAGAGCTCGCGCGTAACCTTCCTTAATCAAGGGTATCGAGTGGCAGCCCGTGGTCTTGTTACTGGACAGCCGTCTTACTCCATTCTTTTTTTGATGGACGGTCAGCGTATGAATTCTGATATGTCTGGCGGGGCCATGTTTGATAATCGGTTCATCACAACGGCTAATATCGACCGCGTGGAAGTTATTAGGGGCCCTGGTTCTGCCATGTATGGTTCCAGCGCTTTCTCTGGTGTGGTTAATATTATCACGACAAAAGATAGTAATGACCTGTTTGTGGCAGTGGGAGATTATGGCGCTAGAGAATTTTATACCAATGGTTCTATTCATGCTGATGACTGGAAAGCCTCTGGTTTTGCCCGGTTTTACAACGATACGGGTCACCATTATGGCGCGGACTTAACCACTCAGATCAACCCATTCACGACGTCGACCCAAGACCCGAATAAAGCCCTAGACGGAAAAGCGACCCTTACGTGGAAGGACCGTCTTCACTTAGATATTCGGCATAGTCGTCGAGAGTTGGACGATTTTTTTAACTTCAATTTTGTAGAAAATGGCACCACGCATGCAGAAACAGAGCAAAATTCCTTCGCATTTTGGGGTGATGTCATACAATCCTCTACATGGCAGCTCAGTGCCAATGTTAATTATTCCGAATGGAAGGAGGAGCAGATAGAGGTCTTTAATACAGAATTGGGGACATACCAGTATTATTCCTCGGAATGGGATTTTGAGCTACAAGCGCATCGCAACGTCAATAAACACACCCTTCAAGCCGGAATCGGTTACCGTCACTCGGATATTGATAAGTACCGTTTCGTCAGCTTCGATAGTGATACTGTATACCCTCAAGGCCCAACCAGTGACCGAGAAATATTGAGTTTATATGCGCAGGATCAAACTGCTTTTTCGGAAAAATTACACGGCACACTGGGCGTGCGTATTGATAAAACAAGCGGTGTCGGTGCGGACTTTAATCCTCGAGCAGCACTTGTTTACGCGCCAGTGCCGGAACGGAGTTTTAAACTTATGTACGGGGAAGCCTTTCGTGCCCCCAATCGCCTGCAAACGGATGATTTATATTTAGGTAATCCTGATATGAAATCCGAAAAGATTCGTACGTTAGAGCTTGCATGGCTGCAGAATTGGGCAGAATGGTTGAATCAAAAAATTGAAATTCAAAGCGTTGTAACACTGTTTTCCAGTAAACATAAAAATCGCATTAGTCTAGTACCTGGTGGAGGCCCATTTGGATTGTCGATTGTTAACGATGAGGATACTCTTACGTCTTCAGGGTTGGAACTTGAAATGTCGGCAGTGCTAGGCTATTACACTCGCATGAGCATGGCTTATACGCATTTGCCTAAAACAGATAAACAACCACAATTATTTTCGACTAACACCTTTTCGTTTTCTACTAGTTATAACCGAGCTGAATGGGGTGCGAATGTCAATGCACAGTTTCACAGTGATACAGAGCAAACTATTGGTACAAGAGAAAACCCATCATTTCGACAATTAGCGCAATATTGGTTACTAAACGCATCGATCTATAAGAATTTATTTAGCGATACCAAGCTTATAGCGCGTGTTTATAACCTTACCGATGCTACATATTATTCTCCCAGTATGAACCGAAAAATGGTGTCGGGTGTCGAAAATAGAGGCCGTATGCTTAGTTTGGGAATAGAGTTTATATTTTGA
- a CDS encoding YkgJ family cysteine cluster protein produces the protein MTVEIKDISETEVTCSTCRACCCRLEVMIISDTGVPDEHIARDQWGGETMLRLADGWCSALDRGTFMCTIYENRPWICREFEMGSYECRNERED, from the coding sequence ATGACAGTCGAGATTAAAGATATTTCGGAAACCGAAGTCACCTGTTCAACGTGTCGAGCGTGTTGCTGTCGTTTAGAAGTTATGATTATTAGCGACACCGGTGTTCCCGATGAACATATCGCGCGCGACCAATGGGGCGGCGAAACGATGTTGCGCTTAGCGGATGGTTGGTGCTCGGCGTTAGATCGTGGAACCTTTATGTGCACTATTTATGAGAATCGCCCGTGGATCTGTCGAGAATTCGAAATGGGTTCGTATGAATGTCGTAATGAACGAGAAGATTAG
- a CDS encoding NAD(P)-dependent oxidoreductase — MNVLVIGASGVTGQLVVDQLLRRGVEVRAIVRSLSALPDQPNLDVVQASVHDLTSAEMAVYTSDCNAVVFCLGHNLTFKGMFGKPRLLVTDTLRCVCDAIKSQGASDKVKVLLMNTTGNSNRDIPEKPPLTQRMVISLLRVLLPPHVDNEKAADFLRTNIGQENSAIEWVAIRPDALIDDEKVTAYDLHVSPIRNAIFDSGATSRINVANVMVELILDEDIWLQWKGKMPVIYNHAQ, encoded by the coding sequence ATGAATGTTTTAGTTATCGGTGCAAGTGGGGTTACAGGGCAACTTGTTGTGGATCAGTTGCTTCGTAGAGGAGTTGAGGTGCGCGCAATAGTGCGATCGTTATCGGCATTACCCGATCAACCTAATTTAGATGTAGTTCAAGCCTCCGTACACGATTTAACGAGTGCTGAAATGGCCGTGTACACAAGTGATTGTAATGCTGTTGTGTTTTGTCTTGGCCATAATCTTACGTTCAAAGGTATGTTTGGTAAACCTCGTCTTTTGGTCACCGATACGCTGCGGTGTGTATGTGATGCGATTAAATCACAAGGCGCGAGCGATAAGGTTAAAGTACTCCTAATGAACACCACTGGAAATAGTAATCGAGATATTCCTGAAAAACCGCCGTTAACTCAACGCATGGTTATTTCACTATTAAGAGTTTTGTTGCCTCCGCATGTAGATAATGAAAAAGCAGCTGATTTTCTACGCACTAACATTGGACAAGAAAATAGTGCCATAGAATGGGTGGCGATTCGCCCAGATGCTTTAATCGATGATGAAAAAGTAACAGCGTATGATTTGCACGTATCGCCTATTCGAAATGCAATTTTTGATTCGGGTGCAACCAGTAGAATTAATGTCGCTAACGTTATGGTTGAGCTCATACTCGATGAAGACATATGGCTGCAATGGAAGGGTAAAATGCCAGTAATTTATAATCATGCGCAATAG
- a CDS encoding DUF2750 domain-containing protein, giving the protein MKDLSFKEIEKMDCESRYEIFLSMVAEERDIWVLVNEKKEFLKIHSEDHGFEYLPVWPHAEFTEFYSNSSTEKLSPKSVSVPEFFSRWVPGLERDGLKISVFPNAGTEVWIMEPSEVKSDLQDEFSNSEF; this is encoded by the coding sequence GTGAAAGATTTAAGCTTTAAAGAAATAGAAAAAATGGATTGTGAATCTAGGTACGAAATATTTTTAAGTATGGTTGCCGAAGAACGAGATATTTGGGTTTTGGTAAACGAAAAAAAGGAATTTTTAAAAATTCACTCGGAAGATCACGGTTTTGAATACCTGCCCGTTTGGCCTCATGCTGAGTTTACAGAGTTTTACAGTAATAGCTCTACCGAAAAGCTTTCACCAAAAAGTGTTTCGGTACCAGAATTTTTCTCAAGGTGGGTTCCAGGTTTGGAACGCGATGGTTTGAAAATTAGTGTTTTCCCTAATGCCGGAACCGAAGTGTGGATTATGGAACCGTCAGAAGTAAAAAGTGACCTTCAGGATGAATTTTCAAACTCTGAGTTTTAA
- a CDS encoding motility associated factor glycosyltransferase family protein, giving the protein MSQALQQLIQQAEAQKIQANMNLCYRKNITLLQHAFPSLYKRLEHHRPSGVVLQLDPNGELNLADTATRQYLYNEPPQHYCRKQVNHFKKKQNVQRFKLCTGEAYNDRHIHLQHLNTLIDAYAALKKPALETPITYIPNLIVSGIGLGYSLPLLLDTFDIQHIFIHEACLDTFHASLHTLDWEPIVRHFSQPLHSIDFCVGKNSTQALTDIEFSLQRIGLHAHIYSFIYSHTTRAAEQQFIERYLHEIRAFIGGLGYYDDEQIGLAHGYHNARSSHPVFDSSQTQHRTARLILVGNGPSLDAHTAYLRENTDNAIIMSCGSALGSLLKMGIKPDFHVEMERTNAITDFLHLSTRPEDRENITLLCLHTVAPNAIAAFKEVCYAIKPNDAATAHLHNNVAPKTLHALGFCNPTVTNCGLAFAISMGFKDVHLVGVDLGMPTTGGHHSANSFHYEMEKSLTDTSNFKYAYTQQNNTLVAGNFGGKVKTHTVLNHSRIAMERLLAMATRAFPDFSCTNTNNGAKIQYTLSAAIDSIPPAPCCDKPTEINAIKTAHFYRATGTHLPEATNTGNNTHEPLLSYFMSIEKTLTMSHTLSDNRALQNECQRIYGLIAAHNDPLTHYLLRGSINCLLGVIVENCLYTRDKVLFQQRTQLGAGIFNAFIDNVYLRMKTEPFRLDDTRDPILEKMSHMR; this is encoded by the coding sequence ATGTCGCAAGCGCTCCAACAACTCATACAGCAGGCCGAAGCCCAAAAGATTCAAGCCAACATGAATCTTTGCTATAGAAAAAATATCACACTTTTACAACACGCGTTCCCCTCCCTATATAAACGACTCGAACATCATCGCCCCAGCGGGGTCGTGCTTCAGCTAGACCCCAACGGCGAACTGAACTTGGCCGACACTGCCACTCGACAATACCTTTACAACGAGCCACCGCAACACTACTGCCGTAAGCAGGTAAACCACTTTAAAAAAAAGCAAAACGTACAACGCTTTAAACTCTGTACCGGAGAGGCCTACAACGACCGTCATATCCACCTACAGCACCTGAATACACTTATCGATGCCTATGCCGCGCTTAAAAAACCCGCGCTAGAAACACCTATAACGTACATTCCTAACCTTATTGTAAGCGGCATTGGGCTTGGTTACTCATTACCGCTATTGCTCGACACATTCGATATTCAGCATATTTTTATTCACGAAGCCTGCTTAGATACCTTTCATGCCTCGTTACATACGTTAGACTGGGAACCCATTGTGCGGCATTTTTCTCAACCGCTTCATTCAATCGATTTCTGCGTAGGCAAAAACAGTACACAAGCGTTAACCGACATCGAATTTTCCCTACAACGCATTGGTTTGCACGCACACATTTATTCATTTATCTATTCACATACCACCCGTGCCGCCGAACAACAATTTATTGAACGCTACCTACACGAAATTCGCGCGTTCATTGGTGGCCTTGGGTATTACGACGACGAACAAATAGGCTTGGCACACGGCTACCATAATGCGCGTTCATCCCACCCTGTGTTTGATAGCAGCCAAACGCAGCACCGTACTGCACGGTTAATATTAGTAGGCAACGGCCCCTCGCTCGATGCGCATACCGCGTACCTTCGCGAAAACACCGACAACGCCATTATCATGAGTTGCGGCTCGGCATTAGGCTCCCTGCTTAAAATGGGTATCAAGCCCGACTTTCATGTAGAGATGGAGCGAACCAATGCCATCACCGACTTTTTACATCTCAGTACCCGCCCAGAAGACCGCGAAAACATCACACTATTGTGTTTGCATACGGTTGCGCCTAACGCCATAGCGGCCTTTAAGGAGGTGTGTTACGCCATAAAACCCAACGATGCAGCAACGGCCCACCTTCATAATAATGTCGCCCCAAAAACGTTACATGCATTAGGTTTTTGCAATCCCACCGTCACAAACTGTGGCCTAGCGTTTGCTATTTCTATGGGTTTTAAAGACGTACATTTAGTGGGCGTCGATTTGGGTATGCCTACAACCGGAGGCCACCATAGCGCTAACAGTTTTCACTACGAGATGGAAAAATCACTTACCGATACAAGTAATTTTAAATACGCTTACACCCAGCAAAACAATACGCTGGTAGCGGGCAACTTTGGTGGCAAAGTCAAAACCCATACTGTGCTGAATCATTCCAGAATCGCTATGGAACGGCTACTCGCTATGGCGACCCGCGCATTTCCCGATTTTAGTTGCACTAACACCAACAACGGCGCAAAAATTCAGTACACCCTCAGCGCTGCGATAGACAGTATTCCTCCCGCGCCGTGCTGCGATAAACCAACGGAAATCAACGCCATTAAAACCGCGCACTTTTACCGGGCCACTGGCACGCACTTACCGGAAGCAACAAACACCGGTAATAACACTCACGAACCATTGCTTTCGTATTTTATGAGCATCGAAAAAACCCTCACTATGAGCCATACGCTTTCCGACAACCGAGCACTACAGAATGAGTGCCAACGTATATATGGATTAATTGCCGCCCACAATGACCCGCTCACACACTATTTGCTACGAGGGTCTATTAACTGTTTGTTGGGTGTTATCGTTGAAAACTGCTTGTATACCCGCGATAAGGTGTTATTTCAACAACGTACACAACTCGGTGCAGGGATCTTCAACGCGTTTATCGACAACGTTTACCTTCGCATGAAAACAGAACCCTTTAGACTCGACGACACTCGCGACCCCATACTCGAAAAAATGAGCCACATGCGTTAG
- a CDS encoding flagellin N-terminal helical domain-containing protein: MPLVINTNVGALNAQRQLVNSGNDMSQAMERLASGRRINTARDDAAGLAISNRMTSQIRGLGQAIRNANDGVSLIQTAEGALDEVTNILQRIRELAIQSANGIYADTDRGTLDAEVQQLKEEVDRIAKSTSFNGQPLLDGSLGDVSLQVGAEAYQIIDLSIPGFSTSSLGGSSGDIVGEETAAGLTTLALFDAGAAADTLFVNDTAISDLSAGTTLNDKIAIINADLDGKGAEASALVNVEATAAGNGILTAGVSSITLAVTDGDGLAQSYVLSGTASLGELVTKINAETTLDAKIDDSGKLILNADGGTSITVTDATGASGLATGVTTNFSLVFTDTTTDKNGVKVETGAQNDADIQALGIDVHDDDSNLLGSTVAGVAATIQKGDLMINGVDVGAFTGVNTAATDTASAIEAINLVSEESGVVAFTVTGSTTRIGLRSTVGGNVSIEYGENANAGNIVAITGLQERNVAEGSGSVSGIAIDTAEGSQKAISVVDIALEQINSVRSELGAVNNRLDFTMSNLANVSEKTSAARSRIVDADFASETSELSRAQVLQQASQAMLAQANAQPQQVLQLLQG, translated from the coding sequence ATGCCCTTAGTCATTAATACCAATGTTGGTGCTTTGAATGCCCAGCGGCAATTAGTTAACTCTGGTAATGATATGAGTCAGGCCATGGAGCGTTTAGCTTCGGGTAGACGCATTAATACCGCACGCGACGATGCGGCGGGCTTGGCCATTTCCAATAGAATGACCTCTCAGATAAGGGGGTTAGGCCAAGCCATTCGAAACGCGAACGATGGTGTTTCACTTATTCAAACCGCCGAAGGCGCGTTAGACGAGGTGACCAATATTTTGCAGCGTATTCGTGAACTTGCTATTCAGTCGGCTAACGGAATTTACGCCGATACGGATAGAGGCACGTTAGATGCGGAGGTTCAGCAGCTAAAAGAAGAAGTGGATCGTATTGCCAAATCGACCTCGTTTAACGGGCAACCGTTATTGGATGGTAGTTTGGGCGATGTATCGCTGCAAGTGGGTGCTGAGGCTTACCAGATTATCGATCTTTCTATTCCTGGTTTTAGTACGTCTTCGCTGGGTGGAAGCTCCGGCGATATTGTGGGCGAAGAGACTGCCGCTGGGCTTACGACCCTTGCATTATTTGATGCAGGTGCCGCTGCCGATACTTTATTTGTGAATGATACGGCTATTAGCGATCTTTCGGCTGGTACTACCCTTAATGATAAAATAGCCATTATTAATGCCGACCTAGATGGGAAGGGTGCAGAAGCGTCCGCTTTAGTGAATGTAGAGGCAACGGCCGCGGGTAACGGTATTTTAACGGCCGGTGTCTCGTCTATTACCTTGGCCGTAACGGATGGTGATGGGTTAGCACAGAGCTATGTTTTGTCAGGCACTGCGAGCTTGGGAGAGCTCGTCACAAAAATTAATGCCGAAACCACTCTCGATGCAAAAATAGATGACTCGGGCAAGTTAATTCTAAATGCAGATGGTGGCACGAGCATAACCGTGACGGATGCCACCGGTGCGTCGGGTTTAGCAACGGGCGTAACCACAAATTTCTCATTAGTGTTTACTGACACCACTACCGATAAAAATGGCGTTAAGGTGGAAACGGGTGCGCAGAACGACGCGGATATCCAAGCGTTGGGTATTGACGTACACGATGACGATAGCAACCTACTGGGTTCTACTGTTGCCGGCGTTGCTGCGACTATTCAAAAAGGCGATTTGATGATTAACGGCGTTGATGTTGGCGCCTTTACGGGTGTCAATACTGCCGCGACGGATACGGCATCGGCCATCGAGGCGATTAACTTGGTGTCTGAAGAGTCTGGTGTGGTGGCCTTTACGGTAACGGGGTCAACCACTCGCATTGGTTTGCGTTCTACGGTGGGCGGCAATGTGTCCATTGAGTATGGGGAGAATGCTAACGCCGGTAATATTGTCGCGATAACCGGGTTGCAGGAACGTAATGTAGCAGAGGGCAGCGGTTCTGTATCGGGTATTGCCATTGATACTGCGGAAGGGTCTCAAAAAGCAATTTCGGTTGTTGATATTGCGCTTGAGCAAATTAATTCGGTGCGGTCTGAACTCGGTGCGGTGAATAACCGCTTGGATTTTACTATGAGTAATTTAGCAAATGTGTCTGAAAAAACCTCGGCTGCGCGGTCACGTATTGTCGACGCCGATTTTGCGTCCGAAACGTCTGAGCTAAGTCGCGCGCAAGTTTTACAGCAAGCGTCCCAAGCAATGTTGGCGCAGGCCAATGCACAGCCCCAGCAGGTTTTACAGCTACTCCAAGGGTAA